The window AGAAAgagtctgtatttaaaaaaactcaatGCACGAACGAATTTTAACAAGAAAGAGGGATGTGGGGTAGAGGGGGGAGGTCCATGGTCTGGCCCTTGCTTcacctccattttctttctttcttttttttttttaaattttttttaacgtttatttattattgagagacagagcacaagcaggggaggggcagagagagagggagacacagaatccgaagcaggctccgagctgtcagcacagagcccgacgcggggctcgaactcacaaaccgcgagatcatgacctgagccgaagtcggatgcccaaccgactgagccacccaggcgccccaacctccaTTTTCAAGTACGGAGGCAGGAAGAGCGTCTCCATCCAAGTGCGGGAGAGGAGGACCGTGCCTTGCGTGGCCGAGAGCGTGGCCGGTGGCGGCGTGGTCCGGGGCACCCCTGCCCTCACCTCACAGCTGGTCTTCTCGTTCTCCCTGCTCCGCTTCTGCTCTGGCCTCTGCCCTCAACACCCTAAGGCTCCTGGCCTCGCCTGCCCTGGGGACTCTCTCCGGCAGGGTTGGCAACCGAGGAGTGTGCCAGGAGGCTCTCCGCCGCTTGCGAAACCATGAGAAACGTCCAGGAGTCTGGAACCTCACTGTCTTGACCTGTTTCCGGGCCCTAGCTCCCTGGGTTGCCCCTGTGGCCACCCGGGCAGCTGAGGCTTCAGCTTCCTGGACAACTGGGGCCTCTGCCCTCTGATTATCTGCAGCCCCTTCCCTCCGATTATTTGCAACCTCTGCCCTCTGGACAGCCATGGCTTCTGCCCCGGGATTATCCTCGGCCTCTGCCCCCTGGACGGGTATGGCCTCCGCCCTCTGATTAGCTATAGCCTCCACCCTCTGATTACCTGCAGCCTCCGCCCCCTGATCGTCTGCAGCCTCTGCCCTCTGATCGTCTGCAGCCTCTGCCCCCTGATCGTCTGCAGCCTCTGCCCCCTGATCGTCTGCAGCCTCTGCCCTCTGATCGTCTGCAGCCTCTGCCCTCTGATCGTCTGCAGCCTCTGCCCTCTGATCGTCTGCAGCCTCTGCCGCCTGAACTGTGGATgctgctgcctcctccctcctacGACGGCGGAAAGAGGCCCAGTTGATTCTGGGCCTCCATCGTCTTGGGGCAGTCTCGGGCGCCTGGCCGCCTCCTGCGTTGCCCACATTATCCCCCAGGCTGGCCCCGCCTGGCGCCCATGCCCCGTCCCTCTCCACCCTGGGAGAGGCCTGCCGGGCCTCGCCCACCTCGGGGCTGGACCTCGGCGCCCAGCCCTTCACCCTCCGCTTCAGCTTCCCCCAGGACACCTGGCTGACGTACTCTCGCCACCTGTCCGCCTTGGACAGCTGCGGCCTGGGGTTGTCCTCAAACATGGGCACCGGCAGGTTCACGCGGCGGCGGGCAGGTGGCGCGCTGGGCTTCTTCTCCCCTCGCTGCAGGAAGGCCTCCACCAGTTCCTCGTCATCCCCGCTTTCCAGGTCGCTCCCCAGAAATTTGCTGCCCAGGTAACTGACAGGCATTTTGCGCACCCTCCTGCCGCGCCGCGGGCCGTTGGGACCCTTGTCGCCCTTGCGTCTGGAGGTCTCGAAGTCACTGAACTCGCTGTCGCTGGCGTTGCTGCTGTCATAGGTGCCCACGACCAGCCGCGGGGGAGGGGTCACCATTTGCGGGACTCTCCTCCTCACTCGGGGCTCCTTGGGCTttttggggggctggggtgggtgtggggtgcTCTTCTCGATGATGCGGGCCACGTCCTCCAGCGTGCGGCCTTCTTCCTCCAGAAACTGGGTCAGCCGCTCCCGAAATTCGGCCTCCTTGGTGGCCGGCTTGGAGATGACCCTCCACACGCCCCCGGCCAGCCTGACCTCCCGGGGGATGAGCAAATAGTCGACGTCCTCCCCGATCTGCAGCATCCCCACCGTGGAGTCCTCCTCCCTGCGGAACACCTTGCCAATCTTCTTAAAGGTCCCCACGGGTTTCAAGGCTTCCACGAGGACATCCAGATCCACGTCTTTGCAGACATCTGGGACGCTCCACAGGATCAGGCAGTCGGGGGATGGGAGGAAGCCCCAGGGGAACCAGCCCCCCACGTGGCTTTTCTCGAGGGTCTTTAAGATCTCCAGGGtgaaagctggggtgggggcaacGACCCCAAACTACAAGTAGGCCTgggtcttgggggtggggggtcgcgGCCGAACTGCCCGGAGGGTCTCACCTCTCCAGCCAGGGAGGAGCCAGCCCCTCCTAACTTCTCTGCCCGTAACCGAGTCCAGTCTTGGTCAAGTCCGGCTCCCCACCAAGGACTGGCGGGAATCAACCCCCAGGGATGCTTACGTGGGCCGGGGGTGAGATGGGTCCTGAGGCTCAAAGCCCACCGGCCAGCTGCGAACGCGGTGCACGGGCTCCGAGTTGGGGCGCACGGGCTGCCCCGTGGCTCTTCCTGCCTCGGGGGCTCGCCTGCAGCTTGGGAGAGGACTTCGCAGACAAAGACGACTCAGCCGTGGCTGTTCAATATGGCCGAGGCGCTCGGAGGCCGCAGCCCAGCCCCCCGGGAGGGTCTCCCGCCCCCAGGCAGGCTGCCACCCCCGTCCAGGCTGACCTTGACGCGCCTACGGCCTCCCAGCCCGTGCGCTCGGCACCGAGGAGCGCGCGCGCGGGCAGGAAGTTCCTCCTCGCTCTCCCCGAGGGTGAGGCCCACCTTCCCCCTTCTCATCTTACACTCCCCGACTCGGGAAGACTGACAGGGGGGCTGTCCACTCCCTTCGGGGCGCCCTCGCTCCCCTCCCGCACAGGGGTGTGGCCGCGCTGCGGGCCTCGCTGGGGCCGTCGCTTCCCAGCCGATCGCCCGCCGAGGCCCACGTCAGCACCTTTCCCCAGAAAGGCAGCAGTTCCCCAACCTGCCATTCTAAACGTGCGGGTTCCAGCCAAGCCCTGGAAGGTGGGTGCGCTAACGGGGCAGTCCTTTTGAAGGCCACTGGCGGTGCCCGTTACCCTTTCGCACCATGGGACTTTTGGTACCTGCCGTGCGTCTTGGCGCAGAAATTGGTACCAGGGCCTTCTTGTGCCAGCCTCCAGCGTGGGACTCCGCACACAGTAGGGGCTCAGTAAAGATGTTGGCGTGAATGAATGGACCTCAGTGTTCATCAGGAGGGACTGGCCCGGTTGTCCGGTTCTCCCAGTGAAATACTACGCAGCCACGTAAAAAGAAGTACCTAGTGGAAAGAAGGATGGTCAGGTTTCGTATGTCCTAGGTACGGTTGTAGGTGCTTTCTTCGAATCAACTCATGACATCCTCGCTATAACACTATGATGCAGGTAGAGTGGTGATGATTCTGATTTTATAGCTGAGAATGTGAGATCCCTGCCTCAAGGTCCCTCTACCGGAAACGATGGGACCTGGCTTTGAATCTGAAACagtatgatgtgtgtgtgtgtgtgtgtgtgtgtgtgtgtgtgagtgtgagtgggggggcgggggcaaaGGACCTAGGTGTGTGCATGTACTCCTCACAGGGACAAACACTGACAGGGGCTCCTGCGTGGccccgtcggttgggcgtccaactttggctcaggtcatgatctcacagttggtgagttcaagccctgcgtcgggctctgtgctggcagtgtgcagagccgggagcctgcttccggttcggtgtctccctctctctctgcccctcccctgcccctgcccactctgtctctctctctctctcaaaaataaacattaaaaaaaaaaaaaccaccactaCCAACAGTGACTGTTTCTGGGGAGGGAGACTGGGGATCCCCAGAGGTGGCGGAGACCTGCATTTTTTACTCTTTATCTTCTTGCTTGAATTGCTTGGATTTTTAGCTGtcaaaaatgttggggcgcctgggtggcgcagtcggttaagcgtccgacttcagccaggtcacgatctcgcggtccgggagttcgagccccgcgtcaggctctgggctgacggctcggagcctggagcccgtttccgattctgtgtctccctctctctctgcccctcccccgttcatgctctgtctctctctgtccccaaaataaataaacgttgaaaaaaaaattaaaaaaaaacgttcaaaaaaaaaaatgttcactaaGTTAAATTAACTCAAAGGTCCTCAGACTCAGACGGACATAGTAGGTCGGTATCCCTGGAATGTGGGGCCCAGGATGTGCCCCACACAGGGGGCCCCACTCAGGGAACTCTGAGGCAGGTAGCTGAGCAAGAGTATGCATCACGGTGGCATTGGTAACAGTAACGTTGAACTTGCGTGGAGAGTTTCCTTGGAAGCAGGCACCCTGCTGAATGGGCCCAGAATGAATTCTCAGAGCTACAAGGTCACTGGACCCATGCAAACACCTCCTTGCTTCCCTCTCACCGCCTGTAATCCTCCCCAACCCCGGCAGCTGGAGGGATCTTGTAACAACTGAAGTCAGCGCCGTCTCTATTCTTTCAAAAATCCTCCACTTTACTCAGTAAAATCGAAGTCCTCACCACCGTCCACAAAGCCCTAGCACACCTCCTccgctttctttctctcctcctcgcTGACTCCATCACCTCCAGACACACCTGCCTCTTCGCTGTTCAGCAGAGAcaccagcctcagggcctttgcacttgctgctccCAATGCCCAGAATGTTATGGGCCCACCTTCTCTTGGCAATTTCCCTCTGCTCAAGGTCATTCTACACTGCCTACACCTGCCAAATATAGGGTGGCCTCTACCCTCTCCAAGGCCCTTCATCTGAGGAATCCTTAaccctttcttttaaaagaaattttttttaatgtttatttctgagacagagcatgagcaggagaggggcagagagagaggaagcacagaacccaaagcaggctccaggctctgagctgtcagcatagggcccgactcagggctcgaactcacagaccgcgaaattgTGACCTGACCTGGTCAGtagctcaacccactgagacacccaggcgcccaacccTTCCTAAGTGCTACGGGTTGCATTTCAAGATAAAGTTTTTCAGTGCATAGAATTGCATCCactgggactcctgggtgactcggttaaggttccacttccgctcaggtcatgatcttgccgttggtgagactgagccccgcatccagctctgtcctgacagctcagagcctggagcctgcttcggattctgtgtctccctctctctctccccctcccccccgctcgcattctgcctctctcccaaaaataaacattaaaaaaaaaaaaaggaattacattCACTGGattacaaaggaaaccaattataatgaaatatacaatctgtttaaaaagaaaaatttcagcaagttaaaaaaaaaaacctgtgaaatGACATAAACACAAAGtgtaaaaatgaacacatgtaattaaaaaaaattttttttaacatttttttttttttgagagagagtgaaggtgggggacaagtggggaaggggcagagaggaggagacacgggATCCGAAGAAGGCTgggagctgtgagcacagagcccaatgtggggctggaacccacaaaccgtgagatcacgatcagagccgaaatcaagcagtcggctgcctaaccgactgagccacccaagcgccccatgaaTACATGTGATTGTATTTAACTCACGACGTGGGATTTTAATTCTTGAAGGAACCAGGCAGATgtgtagagagagggggaagggaagggagatgcTCGGCGGGCAGGGGTTGGTGAAGATCTCCGCGAGGCCTGTGCACAAGTATTGGCTCATTCGGGTTGTTTTCGCCTGTGCAGAGCCAGGCCGCTGGGCTTTGCCGGATTTTCTCGCTCACCCCAGCTCCTTCCCGGCGGGCGCGCTCAGGCCCCGCCCAGCCTCccaccgccccgcccctccctggtGCGAGGTTTGGAGCCTCGCGAGCGGTCTCCCCGGCAACGAGGAGACGCGCTCCGCAGCGCGAGTCGGCccgcggaggggaggggaggggagggctggggcggcgggggcggggcagagccTTTTCTAGGCTTCATCTCCTTTCTCTAGGCCCGATTCCCCAATCAGCCTCCCTGAAAAGCCACCCGAAACTAAGAATCCCGAGGCCCCCCGTTTGAGAAATACTGGTTTAAGAATCCAGGTCGGAAAAGTCAACACTTGCGAGAGGAATGACCTCTCGCAGATGAGACATTTGGTTTCTGTAATTGGTAAAAAACTTGAGGGCGGGGATGGGAGGGGGTGCGGGggtctgtgggggggggggaggagggaggggaacgtTATCTTAGAAATGAAAACCGCAAAAGGTCAACGTTCTTACAAAAAGTGCcaacccctggggcgcctgggtggctcagtcggttgagtgtctgactcttgattttggctcaggtcatgatctgggttcgagcccagtgcagagactgcctgggattctctctctccctctctgtctgttcctcccctgattgttctccctctctctgtctctctaaaacaaactaaaaaaaaaaaaaaaaaaaaaaaaaaaaagagaaaatgaagttagagaaaggtataaaatgaaaaacaagtctccctctgccagcctccggcctccccctgccccaaagtaaccacagtgaaatacctCTGTACTTTtccaaaaacaataataataataaataaataaataaataaagcttacaTGTGTAATTTCAGAATTTCCCCCGGGGGAGGGTGGATTTTCCACAtcattctgaattatttttttcctttttttttttttttaatttttttttcaacatttatttatttttgggacagagagagacagagcatgaacgggggaggggcagagagagagggagacacagaatcggaaacaggctccaggctctgagccatcagcccagagcctgacgcggggctccaactcacgggccgcgagatcgtgacctggctaaagttggacgcttaaccaactgcgccacccaggcgccccctgaattatttttatcatagtaCTTACCACTtcctagtattttcttatttatttgttgtctCACACTATTAGAATACATGCCCCATGAGGGGTGGGCTATTTCTCTAGTTTGTTCGCTGTTAAATTCTCAGAACCTGGAACAATACTGACAGGtgctcaaaatattaaaaaaaattttttaaacgtttatttatttttgagtcagagagagagacagagagagagacagagcacagcgaggaggtgggcagggaataagagagagggagacacagaatccgaaacaggctccaggctctgaaccgtcagcacagagcccaacggggggctccaactcatggtccacgagatcatgacctgagttagtcagacactcaaccgactgagcctcccaggcaccccaggcactcaaaatgtttgttgagtgaatgaacgagAGGATTGCACCGGATCTATTAActataaattttgcttttttcacttcatAGCCTGTCTTGAAGCCTTTCCGTATCTGTGTATGCAGATcaatcttgattttctttttttgtgacgACTCCCCCCTTCGTCGGTATGCCCGAAAGCAGGGAACATGATAATCCTGATAATTATTCACTTTGGACACCTACGTTGTCTCTGTccctatggattttttttcttttcctccttagcACCCCTCTTAAAgtgtttattcccatttttctgatgagaaaagaTGAGGCCAAagaaagccacacagctagtaagtgacagagccttGAAACACTCAGGTTCCTTACGTTCCACCCCCTGTACCTTTAACGGCTCCTTCATTTTGTCAGTTCCCTCTGGCAGGTTGGGGATGGGGAACAAGGTTGGTGGGCAATCCGTGGAGACTtcctcccccaccgccccggcCGCCCCAGGTGACATTTGTAACCTTGGCACGGTCACTAGACTTGTCCTCCGTCTCAAATGCCCAGAAATCAGATCCCTGTCTGGAACGAACAGGATGTTAATTATCTACAGTTTTTAATCAATGGGTTAATTGACAagacgtagtaggtgctcaacaaacaaGGCAGGAAGCGGCCTTGTGATCCACGTTCTGACCACCAGAACCAGCCACATATCGGgccacccctgcctctcccctcttcaACCCAGAATCTGGAGCTTGTTTGGCAAGTGTAGAAGCAAAGCCAGCAGTTAAAAT is drawn from Felis catus isolate Fca126 chromosome E2, F.catus_Fca126_mat1.0, whole genome shotgun sequence and contains these coding sequences:
- the CCDC8 gene encoding coiled-coil domain-containing protein 8 — translated: MLQIGEDVDYLLIPREVRLAGGVWRVISKPATKEAEFRERLTQFLEEEGRTLEDVARIIEKSTPHPPQPPKKPKEPRVRRRVPQMVTPPPRLVVGTYDSSNASDSEFSDFETSRRKGDKGPNGPRRGRRVRKMPVSYLGSKFLGSDLESGDDEELVEAFLQRGEKKPSAPPARRRVNLPVPMFEDNPRPQLSKADRWREYVSQVSWGKLKRRVKGWAPRSSPEVGEARQASPRVERDGAWAPGGASLGDNVGNAGGGQAPETAPRRWRPRINWASFRRRRREEAAASTVQAAEAADDQRAEAADDQRAEAADDQRAEAADDQGAEAADDQGAEAADDQRAEAADDQGAEAAGNQRVEAIANQRAEAIPVQGAEAEDNPGAEAMAVQRAEVANNRREGAADNQRAEAPVVQEAEASAARVATGATQGARARKQVKTVRFQTPGRFSWFRKRRRASWHTPRLPTLPERVPRAGEARSLRVLRAEARAEAEQGEREDQL